Below is a window of Desulfurococcus amylolyticus Z-533 DNA.
GGATGCGTAATTGTATGGCATTAAGTAGTCTTCGAGGGGTCTGTTACCGGCTATAGCGTATGGGAGTGCGCAGACTATGGGAATCTTATCGCTCCTAGTTATCATTAAGACGCTTAGCTCAGGGTAGAGCATCCTAGCTGTTAAGGCAGCTGTGAACCCGGCTGCCCCACCGCCTATCACGACTACATCATATCTCCTCATGTTAGATTCGCCAAACACATATATTTATCCATGTACTATATATCAGTCATATATTGTTTTCAAGCACTATTCTTCCAAGAGATCCCTTAGGTTCTCGGGGATAGAGGGCTCCTTGACAGGCTCCTCCTCGTAGAGCTTATTCCTTAATGCCTCTAACTGCTCGATTGGTCTGCCCATGTACTCAGCAGCAGTGATAACCCTTACATCATGCTTCGACCCGTATTCAATGACTTCAGCCATTCTCTCCCTGTATTTGAGGTCGCGGAGGAGATGGTGGTCCACGATAACTGTCTTTACCCCGACATCAATAATCTTTTTCAAGTTATCGATGCTGGCCTCGAGGCTCTTAACGGAGTACCTGTAGCCAAGCATGTATGAGAGGGCTCCGTCAACCACTATGATACCCGGCTTCTCCTCCAGTATGAAGCCCATGTGCTCCTCTAGACAGGGTCCCTCCACATCGCTTGTGTACAGGAATACCTTGTCCCCATGTCTAATACTCACCTCTACAACGTATCCAAGCCTAGTGCTTGGTCCATGGGGCACAGCCTGGCTCATCTTTACCACTGTATCCCCGAATCTAACCATGCTTCCCTCGGCTACATGAACCTCCCTAGCCAGCTCTTTAACCTGCTTAAGGAACCTTGATGCACGGATCCTCTGGCTTACATTAATATTGTTTACAGGGTCCTTCACGTAGATGATCTTATCACGGTATATGTCGAGAGATATAAGAAAGCCGGGGTCGTGGTGGTCGTAGTGGTAGTGTGTTATGATTATAACGTCAGCCTTGTACGCAGCCTCCTCGATCTCCCTTCCAGCCATAATTAGTCTATCAACTTCCCTGGGGTGCGGAGGCAATCCGTATCTCCTGGGGGCTAGTGAGACAGCCGGGTCAATATGTATCCTGACGTCATGGGTTGATATGAATGTAGACATTGATCTAACTCCCATACTATCAAAAGCCAGAAGCCTTACCTCCAAGACCCTCCACGCTCACACAAGATATAATCTAGATTAGACCAAAATATAAAACACTCAGCCAGCTACAGTAAGCAGCTTCCTGAGCACTGAGAGAGAGGTTGAGAGGAGGGTTAAACCTATTAACAGCGAGAGGAGAGATGGGAGTACTTCACCAGTGTAGAGTAACCATACTGATACAGCTAGGAAGACTATTGATGCAATAAGTAGGATCACGAATGCTGCTTTAACAATATTAGATGTCAAGTAATCCACTATCCCTCACCCGCTACATTACCTTAAAAATAGTGTAAGTATTAAAGCGTACAGTAGTGAAGCCAGAAGCATGAGTCTACCGGGGATTAATCCCCCTCTATAATAGACCGCTAACCCCAGTAGAGCAAGGTAAACCAGTGCATACACGTGTATCTCCATGTAGACATTGATCGAGAGGACGAATGCTAGAACCAGAGATACATACCATAATGCATCCTCAACTCCTTCAACACTGTGCTCCAATAACCCCTCAATCCACGCTAAAGCATCTTCCCCTCCCCGTACCAGGAGCAGTGAAGTAGTGAAGTATATTGTTAAATAAATAAATGACGAAGACCATGCATCAAGACCCGGCAAGCTATTAGTGTTGAGCAGCAACGCTATCAATGCACCGAAGACCAGGAAGAAAAACTGGGTGGAGTAAGTCTCGAGGAACATCACTCCAATCCCTATATTGGGCCCCCTGATCCTATACACGTACTCAAGGAAGCCAGCGACCACGAGTAGAAGTGGTGAGAGGATCAATGAGGGATCAGGTTGGACGATAGTTGAGAGAATTGAGACAACTAGAAGCATAAGTGGGGTTGCACCGATGCCTAGCAGTAGGTCTAATAGCACAAAAGGCGGGAGCAGTATCAGCGTGATAAATAAGTAGATCACTATACAACCACCCTTAAATCCTCCTCGAAGATAAATGCCTCAACACCCGTCTCACCCACCAGCTCCCTCACGACCGCGGCGAGTTCTTTTCCCCTTAATCCAGCGTATACATCATAGTCGAACCTGGGTAAGACCACTATCGTCCTACCGGGTGCCAGGGATGCCATCTCCTTCACTGGGTCAACGCCGTCCTCAACCAGTGTTACAGGATTAGTGACAATGATAACTGAATCATATCTCCTGCCACTAGTGTAGGCAAGCACCTGCTTAATAGTTGACAGGGGGACCTCGCAGCCCCCGCCTGGTTGCAGGGTACTGATGAGGGAGTAGAATGCCTCACTGGGGTCTCTCCAGGCATCGAAGTATATCTTCGGCGACTGCTCCGTGCACATTACCACATCCACGTGGGCCATCACTGTTGAGAGGCTCTCCAACAGAGATCGAGCGAGCCTCAGCTGCACGTGGGCCAGGGTGTTCACGCCTGAGCCTATCTCCCAGAGCCTTTTACGGATGTCAATCACTAGAAGGATGGAGGGCCTTACATCGCCATAGTCCTCTCTCACCATTAGGTTCCCAGTCTTAGCATAATGTTTCCAGAGTATCCTCCTAACATCGTCGCCGGGAAAGTACTCTCTTATATTAGCTAGATCATATTCTCCACCGAAGGCATGGCCCCTCGTATTGATGCCTGTAATTCTCTCAATACTCTTCAGGGCTTCATCGATCCTTGTGTAGAGGGGTTGAGCAACAATATAATTACGTAGCTCGATTGATAAGGTATCATAGAAGAATGAAAGCGGATCAGTGAAAACCAGGCGGAGACCAGGAAGGTCGATCCTGCCTGGAGCAAGGGCTTTGACACGATAGCTCAGAATACTCTTCGAGTAGGCTGGGAGGAAAACCGTGAAGACGGGTTTCACCTCTGGCTGGATATACCTCGGGAAATCCTCTATGACGAGTACCCTTGGTATGCTTCTACCGGTGTCATTGCTCAACTCCACACCGATCTCAACGGTCTCAAGCTCCAGGATGCTTCTACTGGGGATTCTCCTGGAGACCTTTACCTCGTTGATCACCGATGAGACATCCCTGAACAAGTAGTATTCACTAATGAAGATGGAGACAGCTAGCAGTGATAACAAGTAGTAGAAGGGGTTCATGGATGCAATGGAGTATATGATAGAGAGCGTAGTGAGCACGAGGTATACTATACCTGTACTTGTAATCTTCAAGGAGGCTCCACCTTCTCGAGGATATCATCTATGATCGACTCAGGCGTGAGCTTCGACAACCTCGCCTCACTCCTCAATATCAGCCTATGAGATAAGGCAGCGTATACAACCTGTTTAACATCATCAGGTATAACATAGCTCCTCCCCTGTATCAAGGCAAGGCTCCTCGAGAGGAGTAGGAGGGCTATTGCACCCCTCGGCGATGCCCCTAGCTTAACCATTGGGTGTCTCCTTGTCGCCTCAACTATGGTGGCTATATACTTCATAATGTTTTCATCCACGTATATCCTCTTAGATAAAGCCATCAGTCTCAACACAGTGTCCCTGTCCAGCACGGGCTTCAAGTCCTCTAGCACAGCTATCTTGTCAAACCTCTTCAAGACCTCAATTGTCTCATCTATTGATGGATACCCTATCATAACCCTGGCCAGGAACCTGTCAACCTGGGCCTCAGGCAGGGGGAAAGTGCCCTCTGTTTCAACAGGGTTCATCGTGGCAATAACTAGGAATGGCTCCGGCAACTTATACGTCTCACCCTCAACCGTTACCTGTCTCTCCTGCATAGCTTCCAAGAGGGCTGACTGTGTTTTAGGTGGCGCCCTGTTAACTTCATCGAATAGGAGTATATTCGTGAATACTGGGCCCTTCCTGAAAACAAAGCCTCCTGTCCTGGGATCATAGATGTTAACCCCTATCACGTCTGATGGGAGTAGATCCGGTGTAGCCTGTATCCTCTTGAACTCTAATCCAAGTGTGATGGCTAACGCCTTAGCCATAAGCGTCTTAGCTGTACCGGGCACACCCTCGAGCAGTACATGACCCTGTGAGAAAAGAGTTGCAAGGATTATCTGAAGCTCCCTCGTCTTACCCACGATCTTCCTCTGAATATTACTAATGCATGTATCTAATAGCATCTTATAGTATTCAACCTCCCCCTTGCTGACACCAGTATCAGGCATTACTGAGAAACCTCCATGCCACAGCATAACTGTATCTTGAACCATATAAATTAATGTTTTTACAACTGAAAGCCTCGTCCTCGTCCTTTATGGCGGGAATGGAGTGTTTATTAGGTTTTAGTGCTTGCACTATAGCTGGATGGTGGAGTGTTACAACCAAGCCCTCAGATAGGCGGGCTCTGTTCACCCCGACTGCCCCCAGATGACTTAAACCCTGAATAGATGCAGGGAACAGTAAGCCACCCTCTCAGGGCGGAGAGGAGGTCAGTCTGTCTACCAGCCATCAGGGTTTAATGCTTAATACTTATATATCTAATATCGGAGGTCACCTAGGATGACATATATTCATCCACCCAGGTACGGGCCTGAATGGGGTAGTGGTGGAGTATTTGGGTTAACCTACTACAAGGGGGTATTATATTATACGTTGTCAATGGAAGGAGAAGCCCGCTTCATCCGTGACGATATAGAGGAGATATACAGGTTTCAGTATCTCGGGCCTGGCCCGGCTTCAGGAGGTGATACCTATAATGCCGTGGATGTAGTCGACGATGAGATATTTTTCGGTGGCTGGGTCCACAACCCCGCTGTATTCAAGGGCAAGATGAATGCCTCAGGTGAGATAGACTTCAGGAACAAGTATAGTCATGTCCACTCCTATAACATCAATGAGAGAAGTATCAGGCTACTCTGGAGCGAGAGCATACATGATGAGTACAAGTGGGCCGGTGAGATATCCCAGATAATATATGATCCAGTGAACGATAGACTACTCCTGGGCAGGGCCGATGGACACGTAAACCTAGGCTTGTACTCCCTGCCACGTAAAGGCGGGAAGCTGGAAAGAATCAGCGATGTACCCGGGTTAAAGGGCTCGCTTTTCCTCGACTACGCATGCTTCGACATGCAGCCCAACTGGATGATGGGCATCGATGGTGTCCAATGTGTGGATTTATCAAGCGGTAGGCTCATCAAATACACAGTGGAATCCTGGAGCAAAATATCGGTTGACGGAGGAGGCGTGGAGATACGTGGAAGCGGGTACGCGTTAAGCGCTTACACGAGGTACTACCACTTCTTCCGTGGTGGAGTACTAGTGGGAAACCCGGTGGAACCCTGGATTGATGAGCCCAGGTTCATAAGGCTCTTCGACTTCGGTAAGAACCCTTATGCACCGCATAGAAGCAACGCGCTACCGGTTGCAGGGGGGATTCTGGCACCATTCAACGCTTACACTCATGGCTTCCTCCACGGCTACAGGGAGAGCGATCAGGCCCTTGTCAAATACTATAATACGGTAGTAGGCCCCTCTGTACTGGTGTATATAGCGCCTCCCCAGGCAAGGATAGTGATGACTCTCGGAGCCAGGGTGACTAGCATGACTAAGAAGGGAGGAGAGATTATAATAGGGTACTCGACAACACCTAACCTCGGAGGTAAAGACGCTGCACCAGTTGACGCGGGTTTCAAGGGGCTAACTATAGTCAGTGAGGATGAATTATTGAGTAGTCAGCCCCCATCCATAGTATTCAGGGTATATGGGTGGATGGTTGGAGACGGCTTCTTCGGTGGCATACCCTTAACAGGATACAGGGATCCTTATCTAGTGGTTTACACGAGTAAGCCGAATAAGCTGTTAATTAAACACTATGATGCGGGATTACCCCCTGAGCTCATAGAGGAGATCAGTGTGGAGTTGAAGGAGGGAAGAAACAGAGTTGATTTAAAGGGGTACTGGGGGATAGTATCATTCAAGCTGGAGAACAGCGATCAAGGGGCAAGGATATACATAGTCCTTAACTAGTGGTTATCAGTCTTTTTTCTAACCCTTAGAACACCATTCTCCAGCATCTCCTCTACAATTACCTCCTCACCTGGCGCAATATACTCGTTTGATACAGCCCTCCAGTACTCTCCCTCGACCATCACAAAGCCTATGGATCCAGGCTTTAACTCGTCAATTGCCCTGCCTTTCTTACTAACCGGGAGAAACTCCACGGGTTTCTTACGCCTCACCTTAGCCACCTTATATATAACGATGCCGAATACCCCGCCTAAAAACAGGGAGATCACTAATATATATAGCCTTAAGACAGTAATATATTCACCACTCGGCGAGACTCCTGTGGGAACATAGACCGGTAGCAGTGCGAATCCCAGCGTCAACAATATTATCCCGCTTACACCAACCACGCCGAACCCGGGTATAACGAAGAGCTCTAGAGCTAGCAGTAATGCTCCAAGCATTATGAGGAAGGCTGAAACCATGTTAGCGCTGAACCCGGTGCCGACGAGGCCTAGGAGCAGCATCCCTATTGTCAACGGGAGTATGGCAAGCTTGCCTGAGACAAGAGCGAAGATCGTGGCGAGCATTCCTATCGTGGTAAGTATATTCGCTATATATGAGTTTGAGAGAATGGATATCATGCGAGACCTTATACTACAGGAGAAAGTCTTCATCATTCCCCTATCTATGTTTAACACGTACTCAGTGTCGCCGATTCTCACATGCGCCCCATTCAATGTGGTGAGTAGTTCATCGAAGTTCTCCACCTCTAGATCAGCCACCCTGCTAGCAATAGCGAGGGAGGAGTTGATGGTTAATGCATGGGTTACGAATTCCTCGATTATGGTTTGATTCCTATTACTCCTGCTCGCATAGGTCTTAGCCTTCTCTATTATCGGGTTAAGTATCTTGGGTTCATTGATGAACTGTATCTGACCTGTTAATGGATCAACCATCACGGGCT
It encodes the following:
- a CDS encoding DUF58 domain-containing protein, giving the protein MKITSTGIVYLVLTTLSIIYSIASMNPFYYLLSLLAVSIFISEYYLFRDVSSVINEVKVSRRIPSRSILELETVEIGVELSNDTGRSIPRVLVIEDFPRYIQPEVKPVFTVFLPAYSKSILSYRVKALAPGRIDLPGLRLVFTDPLSFFYDTLSIELRNYIVAQPLYTRIDEALKSIERITGINTRGHAFGGEYDLANIREYFPGDDVRRILWKHYAKTGNLMVREDYGDVRPSILLVIDIRKRLWEIGSGVNTLAHVQLRLARSLLESLSTVMAHVDVVMCTEQSPKIYFDAWRDPSEAFYSLISTLQPGGGCEVPLSTIKQVLAYTSGRRYDSVIIVTNPVTLVEDGVDPVKEMASLAPGRTIVVLPRFDYDVYAGLRGKELAAVVRELVGETGVEAFIFEEDLRVVV
- a CDS encoding AAA family ATPase produces the protein MPDTGVSKGEVEYYKMLLDTCISNIQRKIVGKTRELQIILATLFSQGHVLLEGVPGTAKTLMAKALAITLGLEFKRIQATPDLLPSDVIGVNIYDPRTGGFVFRKGPVFTNILLFDEVNRAPPKTQSALLEAMQERQVTVEGETYKLPEPFLVIATMNPVETEGTFPLPEAQVDRFLARVMIGYPSIDETIEVLKRFDKIAVLEDLKPVLDRDTVLRLMALSKRIYVDENIMKYIATIVEATRRHPMVKLGASPRGAIALLLLSRSLALIQGRSYVIPDDVKQVVYAALSHRLILRSEARLSKLTPESIIDDILEKVEPP
- a CDS encoding DUF2139 domain-containing protein; this translates as MTYIHPPRYGPEWGSGGVFGLTYYKGVLYYTLSMEGEARFIRDDIEEIYRFQYLGPGPASGGDTYNAVDVVDDEIFFGGWVHNPAVFKGKMNASGEIDFRNKYSHVHSYNINERSIRLLWSESIHDEYKWAGEISQIIYDPVNDRLLLGRADGHVNLGLYSLPRKGGKLERISDVPGLKGSLFLDYACFDMQPNWMMGIDGVQCVDLSSGRLIKYTVESWSKISVDGGGVEIRGSGYALSAYTRYYHFFRGGVLVGNPVEPWIDEPRFIRLFDFGKNPYAPHRSNALPVAGGILAPFNAYTHGFLHGYRESDQALVKYYNTVVGPSVLVYIAPPQARIVMTLGARVTSMTKKGGEIIIGYSTTPNLGGKDAAPVDAGFKGLTIVSEDELLSSQPPSIVFRVYGWMVGDGFFGGIPLTGYRDPYLVVYTSKPNKLLIKHYDAGLPPELIEEISVELKEGRNRVDLKGYWGIVSFKLENSDQGARIYIVLN
- a CDS encoding NfeD family protein, which encodes MVRNPLLFFALVIVVALLIQVISISGDNSQAYTRTINQAIVLDITPPFDTIDTGIAECFMDALREAESTGSLLIYRVNSYGGLLDAGFTIGDAVLYSKTPTVAYVETKALSAATLIILPANIIALQRYSTIGDMQPVMVDPLTGQIQFINEPKILNPIIEKAKTYASRSNRNQTIIEEFVTHALTINSSLAIASRVADLEVENFDELLTTLNGAHVRIGDTEYVLNIDRGMMKTFSCSIRSRMISILSNSYIANILTTIGMLATIFALVSGKLAILPLTIGMLLLGLVGTGFSANMVSAFLIMLGALLLALELFVIPGFGVVGVSGIILLTLGFALLPVYVPTGVSPSGEYITVLRLYILVISLFLGGVFGIVIYKVAKVRRKKPVEFLPVSKKGRAIDELKPGSIGFVMVEGEYWRAVSNEYIAPGEEVIVEEMLENGVLRVRKKTDNH